The Streptomyces sp. NBC_00670 genome window below encodes:
- a CDS encoding AI-2E family transporter produces the protein MAPTDETAQVPPHPAPADAPRPPGPPPEGVPGRSARMPRWLPRAMVLALALIAAFQLGSWAFHQLTGLLINILIAFFLALAIEPAVSWMAGHGLRRGLATFLVFLCLLLLTAGFITLLGSMLAGQIVKMIEGFPEYLDSLIQWINTTFHTELRRVDVQNNLVHSDWLRKYVQNSATGVLDVSAQVLGGLFRMLTITLFSFYFAADGPRLRRGLCSVLPPARQAEVLRAWEIAVDKTGGYLYSRGLMALISGAAHYVLLQVLEIPYAPVLAVWVGLVSQFIPTIGTYLAGALPMLIAFTVDPWYALWVLVFVVVYQQFENYMLQPKLTARSVDIHPAVAFGSVIAGTALLGAVGALIAIPAIATLQAFLGAYVKRYDVTDDPRVHGHRTRRPPGGISRGLRRMWAARRATAAGPQGEEGA, from the coding sequence GTGGCCCCGACTGACGAGACCGCGCAGGTCCCCCCGCACCCGGCGCCGGCCGACGCGCCCCGGCCGCCCGGCCCCCCGCCCGAGGGCGTGCCCGGGCGCAGTGCCCGCATGCCGCGCTGGCTGCCCCGCGCGATGGTGCTCGCCCTTGCCCTGATCGCCGCCTTCCAGCTCGGCAGCTGGGCCTTCCACCAGCTCACGGGGCTGCTGATCAACATTCTGATCGCGTTCTTCCTCGCGCTGGCCATAGAGCCCGCGGTGAGCTGGATGGCCGGGCACGGGCTGCGCCGGGGGCTGGCCACCTTCCTGGTCTTCCTGTGTCTGCTGCTCCTGACCGCGGGCTTCATCACCCTGCTGGGGTCGATGCTCGCCGGGCAGATCGTCAAGATGATCGAGGGCTTCCCGGAGTACCTGGACTCGCTCATCCAGTGGATCAACACCACGTTCCACACCGAGCTGAGAAGGGTCGACGTCCAGAACAACCTGGTGCACTCCGACTGGCTGCGAAAGTACGTGCAGAACAGCGCCACGGGCGTACTGGACGTCTCCGCGCAGGTCCTGGGCGGTCTCTTCAGGATGCTGACGATCACCTTGTTCTCGTTCTACTTCGCCGCCGACGGCCCCCGGCTGCGGCGCGGCCTGTGCTCGGTGCTGCCGCCCGCCCGGCAGGCGGAGGTGCTGCGCGCCTGGGAGATAGCCGTCGACAAGACCGGCGGTTATCTGTACTCGCGCGGCCTCATGGCACTGATCTCGGGCGCCGCCCACTACGTACTGCTGCAGGTGCTGGAGATCCCCTACGCACCCGTGCTCGCCGTCTGGGTCGGGCTCGTCTCGCAGTTCATCCCGACCATCGGCACCTACCTCGCGGGCGCCCTGCCCATGCTGATCGCGTTCACCGTCGACCCCTGGTACGCGCTGTGGGTGCTGGTCTTCGTCGTGGTGTACCAGCAGTTCGAGAACTACATGCTGCAGCCGAAGCTGACCGCGCGGTCCGTGGACATCCACCCCGCGGTCGCCTTCGGGTCGGTCATCGCGGGCACCGCGCTGCTCGGTGCGGTCGGCGCGCTGATCGCCATTCCGGCGATCGCCACGCTGCAGGCGTTCCTGGGCGCCTATGTGAAGCGGTACGACGTCACGGACGACCCCCGCGTCCACGGTCACCGGACCCGCCGTCCCCCGGGCGGGATCTCCCGGGGGCTGCGGCGGATGTGGGCGGCCCGGCGGGCGACGGCGGCCGGGCCGCAGGGGGAGGAGGGGGCGTGA
- the recA gene encoding recombinase RecA produces the protein MAGTDREKALDAALAQIERQFGKGAVMRMGDRTNEPIEVISTGSTALDVALGVGGLPRGRVVEIYGPESSGKTTLTLHAVANAQKAGGQVAFVDAEHALDPEYAKKLGVDIDNLILSQPDNGEQALEIVDMLVRSGALDLIVIDSVAALVPRAEIEGEMGDSHVGLQARLMSQALRKITSALNQSKTTAIFINQLREKIGVMFGSPETTTGGRALKFYASVRIDIRRIETLKDGTEAVGNRTRCKVVKNKVAPPFKQAEFDILYGQGISREGGLIDMGVEHGFVRKAGAWYTYEGDQLGQGKENARNFLKDNPDLANEIEKKIKEKLGVGVRPEEPAAEPGTDAAVTPPATDAKAVPAPAAKAGKAKAAAAK, from the coding sequence ATGGCAGGAACCGACCGCGAGAAGGCGCTCGACGCCGCGCTCGCACAGATTGAACGACAATTCGGCAAGGGCGCGGTCATGCGCATGGGTGACCGGACCAACGAGCCCATCGAGGTCATCTCGACCGGGTCCACCGCGCTCGACGTGGCCCTCGGCGTCGGCGGCCTGCCGCGCGGCCGGGTGGTGGAGATCTACGGCCCGGAGTCCTCCGGCAAGACGACCCTCACCCTGCACGCCGTGGCGAACGCGCAGAAGGCCGGCGGCCAGGTCGCGTTCGTGGACGCCGAGCACGCCCTCGACCCCGAGTACGCGAAGAAGCTGGGCGTCGACATCGACAACCTGATCCTCTCCCAGCCGGACAACGGCGAGCAGGCCCTGGAGATCGTGGACATGCTGGTCCGCTCCGGTGCCCTCGACCTCATCGTCATCGACTCCGTCGCCGCGCTCGTCCCGCGCGCGGAGATCGAGGGCGAGATGGGCGACAGCCACGTGGGTCTGCAGGCCCGGCTGATGAGCCAGGCCCTGCGGAAGATCACCAGCGCGCTCAACCAGTCCAAGACCACCGCGATCTTCATCAACCAGCTCCGCGAGAAGATCGGTGTGATGTTCGGCTCCCCGGAGACCACGACCGGTGGCCGGGCGCTGAAGTTCTACGCCTCGGTGCGCATCGACATCCGCCGCATCGAGACCCTGAAGGACGGCACGGAGGCGGTCGGCAACCGCACCCGCTGCAAGGTCGTCAAGAACAAGGTCGCGCCGCCGTTCAAGCAGGCCGAGTTCGACATCCTCTACGGCCAGGGCATCAGCCGCGAGGGCGGTCTGATCGACATGGGCGTGGAGCACGGCTTCGTCCGCAAGGCCGGCGCCTGGTACACGTACGAGGGCGACCAGCTCGGTCAGGGCAAGGAGAACGCGCGCAACTTCCTGAAGGACAATCCCGACCTGGCCAACGAGATCGAGAAGAAGATCAAGGAGAAGCTGGGCGTCGGGGTCCGTCCGGAGGAGCCCGCCGCCGAGCCGGGCACGGACGCGGCCGTGACGCCTCCCGCGACGGACGCCAAGGCGGTGCCCGCACCGGCGGCCAAGGCCGGCAAGGCGAAGGCCGCGGCGGCGAAGTAG
- the recX gene encoding recombination regulator RecX, translated as MTRRTEWAEYTPRPPAPSGRGTGDAGGRPAAGGDGGYDEHAYGADGEPGDGTGGGEPAGGEPAGGAGGGGTRRGGARRAGGAHAGRGRGRRRGFGERTGAAQDGDSSSSSRAEQGESPGDPEERARAICLRLLTGTPRTRKQLADALRKREIPDDVADGVLDRFAEVGLIDDGAFADAWVESRHHGRGLARRALARELRTKGVAPALIDEAVGQLDAEQEEETARELVARKLRATRGLDRDKRLRRLAGMLARKGYPEGMALRVVRQALEEEGEETEDLGFE; from the coding sequence ATGACACGACGCACCGAGTGGGCCGAGTACACCCCCCGGCCCCCCGCGCCCTCCGGCCGGGGGACCGGTGACGCCGGCGGCCGGCCCGCCGCGGGCGGGGACGGGGGGTACGACGAGCACGCGTACGGCGCCGACGGGGAACCGGGGGACGGCACCGGCGGCGGTGAACCGGCCGGCGGTGAACCGGCCGGCGGGGCCGGTGGCGGTGGCACGCGGCGGGGCGGCGCCCGCCGGGCCGGGGGCGCGCACGCGGGACGGGGCCGCGGACGGCGGCGCGGTTTCGGGGAGCGAACCGGCGCCGCACAGGACGGGGACTCCTCCTCCTCGTCGAGGGCCGAGCAGGGGGAGTCCCCAGGGGACCCGGAGGAGCGGGCGCGGGCGATCTGTCTGCGCCTGCTCACCGGGACCCCGCGCACGCGGAAACAGCTCGCGGACGCCCTGCGCAAGCGGGAGATCCCGGACGACGTGGCGGACGGCGTGCTCGACCGGTTCGCGGAGGTCGGCCTGATCGACGACGGAGCGTTCGCGGACGCCTGGGTGGAGTCCCGGCACCACGGCCGGGGCCTGGCCCGGCGGGCCCTCGCCCGGGAGCTCCGGACGAAGGGGGTCGCCCCGGCCCTGATCGACGAGGCCGTGGGACAACTCGACGCCGAGCAGGAGGAGGAGACGGCACGGGAGCTGGTCGCGCGCAAGCTCCGGGCGACACGCGGCCTCGACCGCGACAAGCGGCTGCGCCGCCTTGCCGGAATGCTCGCCCGCAAGGGGTATCCGGAGGGCATGGCCCTTCGGGTGGTCCGGCAGGCGTTGGAGGAGGAGGGGGAGGAGACGGAGGATCTGGGGTTCGAGTGA
- a CDS encoding rhodanese-like domain-containing protein → MSPSRPPADHGLSRPQPPLGIDELLKQVRADLDRVEPRRAHEEAQSAGTLLVDIRYAALRDRDGLVPGAVIVERNELEWRLDPTGSHRIPEATGHDLRVIVFCNEGYASSLAAASLRRLGLHRATDLTGGFQAWRAEGLPVTFAPGRPPTAPAQPH, encoded by the coding sequence GTGAGCCCCAGCCGTCCCCCCGCCGACCACGGCCTCAGCCGCCCCCAACCGCCCCTCGGCATAGACGAGTTGCTGAAGCAGGTCCGCGCAGACCTGGACCGCGTCGAGCCCCGGCGGGCCCACGAGGAGGCACAGTCGGCCGGCACCCTGCTGGTCGACATCCGCTACGCCGCCCTGCGCGACCGCGACGGCCTCGTCCCCGGCGCTGTCATCGTCGAGCGCAACGAACTGGAATGGCGCCTCGACCCCACCGGCAGCCACCGCATCCCCGAGGCCACCGGCCACGACCTGCGTGTGATCGTCTTCTGCAACGAGGGCTACGCCTCCAGCCTGGCCGCCGCATCCCTGCGCCGACTCGGCCTCCACCGCGCCACCGACCTGACAGGCGGCTTCCAGGCCTGGCGCGCCGAGGGCCTGCCGGTGACGTTCGCCCCAGGACGTCCCCCCACGGCCCCCGCGCAACCCCACTGA
- a CDS encoding cysteine dioxygenase encodes MSATPSATTSPATDSTPTPPTQAELLDFVHRTAADTELIDSLPLDPEGRTWIRLDGPGGSEAWLIGWPPGTGTGWHDHADSVGAFLTARGELKENALAARLPTDGWKTLELTEDVDRERRLPAGKGRAFGRHHVHEVLNESADAHAVSVHAYYPPLPRIRRYSRSGHVLRLEQVESPEDWQ; translated from the coding sequence ATGTCTGCCACCCCTTCCGCCACCACCTCCCCCGCCACGGACTCCACTCCCACGCCCCCCACCCAGGCCGAACTCCTCGACTTCGTCCACCGCACCGCCGCCGACACGGAGCTGATCGACTCCCTCCCCCTGGACCCGGAGGGCCGCACCTGGATCCGCCTCGACGGCCCCGGCGGCAGCGAGGCCTGGCTGATCGGCTGGCCCCCCGGCACCGGCACCGGCTGGCACGACCACGCCGACTCGGTCGGCGCCTTCCTCACCGCCCGCGGCGAGTTGAAGGAGAACGCGCTCGCCGCCCGACTGCCCACCGACGGCTGGAAGACCCTCGAACTGACCGAGGACGTCGACCGCGAGCGCCGGCTACCGGCCGGCAAGGGCCGCGCCTTCGGCCGCCACCACGTGCACGAGGTGCTCAACGAGTCCGCCGACGCCCACGCCGTCTCCGTCCACGCCTACTACCCGCCCCTGCCACGCATCCGCCGCTACTCCCGCTCGGGCCACGTCCTGCGCCTGGAGCAGGTCGAGAGCCCGGAGGACTGGCAGTGA
- a CDS encoding putative leader peptide: MTDTCVRLWRRVHMDLVRYAGCVCSPSC, translated from the coding sequence ATGACCGACACCTGCGTACGCCTTTGGCGGAGGGTCCACATGGACCTCGTCCGCTACGCAGGCTGCGTATGTAGCCCGTCCTGCTGA
- a CDS encoding FAD-dependent monooxygenase, with protein sequence MGGGRGAVDPVIIVGAGPVGLTLALALARQEVPSVVLDDGPGKDEPRLARTAVLREDTTALVERLTGAPLTGAGVRWSGWRSMRRRQVMRRAVFDGAGEDASDGGYGGGYGGALDGRRGGAFGDADDAQDGPAEDSPEPRGAEAAGPAPLHLAQHVLTGILRAALAREPLVKVVVESRLDGVEQDASGVTAHTRGPKGTWWRGSYLVGCDGPRSTVRKLQDIRFPGRTAVERYAVAALRTELPWSGEALLHRLPPWRTAGPSAGEVTARPLPEGVWRLDWLLPPGKELVTPELLVGRIRETLTGWTGNATPAYELLDTGVHTVHHRLARRWRADRVFLAGDAAHLLGALGTQGLDEGLRDTDNLAWKLAAAWHQPSGSREALLDSYQEERRAVVSARLRAADQVLPVLRGGRGLRSYVPGSGRGHDALLADGHLGRGPLGGPGAYTGSPLAAPDDEATVPVDTPPGAPVADVTVTAEDGTFVRLRDRLGRGALLVVLVAPGTGVWERRHWMSAGIMPRLAAAVTALPYRAELLVTESYPGAAPHTVLLIRPDGHLVTALAGVHPAALYTATATTLATQEPTPHTT encoded by the coding sequence ATGGGCGGGGGGCGCGGCGCCGTGGACCCGGTGATCATCGTCGGCGCGGGGCCCGTGGGGCTGACCCTGGCACTCGCGCTGGCCCGCCAGGAGGTCCCCTCCGTGGTCCTCGACGACGGCCCGGGCAAGGACGAACCCCGGCTCGCCCGCACCGCCGTGCTGCGGGAGGACACCACCGCGCTCGTCGAACGGCTGACCGGCGCGCCGCTCACGGGGGCGGGCGTCCGCTGGAGCGGCTGGCGGTCGATGCGGCGCCGGCAGGTGATGCGGCGGGCGGTGTTCGACGGCGCGGGCGAGGATGCCTCCGACGGCGGGTACGGGGGCGGGTACGGGGGCGCGCTCGACGGGCGGCGCGGGGGCGCGTTCGGTGACGCCGACGACGCGCAGGATGGCCCGGCCGAGGACTCCCCCGAGCCCCGGGGGGCGGAAGCCGCCGGACCCGCTCCCCTGCACCTCGCCCAGCACGTCCTGACCGGCATCCTGCGGGCGGCGCTCGCCCGGGAGCCGCTGGTGAAGGTGGTGGTGGAGAGCCGGCTGGACGGCGTCGAACAGGACGCGTCGGGCGTCACGGCACACACCCGGGGCCCCAAGGGCACCTGGTGGCGCGGGAGTTACCTGGTCGGCTGCGACGGCCCGCGCTCCACCGTCCGCAAACTCCAGGACATCCGCTTCCCGGGACGCACGGCCGTCGAGCGGTACGCCGTCGCCGCCCTGCGCACCGAACTCCCGTGGAGCGGCGAAGCGTTGCTGCACCGCCTGCCGCCGTGGCGCACCGCGGGCCCCTCGGCCGGCGAGGTCACCGCACGGCCGCTGCCCGAGGGGGTGTGGCGGCTGGACTGGCTGCTGCCGCCCGGCAAGGAGCTGGTGACACCGGAGCTGCTGGTCGGCCGCATCCGCGAGACGCTCACCGGCTGGACCGGCAACGCCACACCGGCGTACGAACTCCTGGACACCGGCGTGCACACCGTGCACCACCGGCTCGCGCGCCGCTGGCGCGCCGACCGGGTCTTCCTCGCCGGGGACGCCGCACACCTGCTCGGCGCCCTCGGCACACAGGGCCTGGACGAAGGACTGCGGGACACGGACAACCTCGCCTGGAAGCTGGCGGCCGCCTGGCACCAGCCGAGCGGCTCGCGCGAGGCCCTCCTCGACAGCTACCAGGAGGAACGGCGCGCGGTCGTCTCCGCCCGGCTGCGCGCCGCCGACCAGGTGCTTCCGGTACTGCGCGGCGGACGGGGCCTGCGGTCGTACGTCCCCGGGTCCGGGCGCGGCCACGACGCGCTGCTCGCCGACGGCCACCTGGGGCGGGGCCCGCTGGGCGGCCCCGGCGCCTACACCGGCTCGCCCCTGGCGGCGCCGGACGACGAGGCGACGGTGCCGGTGGACACGCCGCCGGGTGCGCCGGTGGCCGACGTGACGGTGACGGCCGAGGACGGCACGTTCGTACGGCTGCGGGACCGGCTGGGGCGCGGGGCGCTGCTGGTGGTACTGGTCGCTCCGGGCACCGGGGTGTGGGAGCGGCGGCACTGGATGTCGGCCGGGATCATGCCGAGGCTCGCGGCGGCGGTGACGGCACTGCCGTATCGCGCGGAGCTCCTGGTCACCGAGAGCTACCCGGGCGCCGCCCCCCACACGGTCCTCCTGATCCGCCCCGACGGCCACCTCGTCACCGCCCTCGCGGGCGTCCACCCCGCCGCCCTCTACACGGCCACGGCAACGACCCTGGCCACCCAGGAGCCCACCCCGCACACGACCTGA
- a CDS encoding amino acid ABC transporter permease has translation MSSVLYDTPGPRAKQRNIIYSVVFVVLLGLLLWWVWKQMDDNGQLEWAKWKPFTLSTSWTTYLLPGLGETLKAAALSMVIALPLGALFGIARLSDHVWVRVPAGVIVEFFRSIPVLLMMVFANQFYVQSTDLSSDTRPLYAVVTGLVLYNASVLAEIVRAGILSLPKGQAEASHAIGLRKYQTMTSILLPQAVTAMLPAIVSQLVVILKDTALGGVMLNFTELLSARKTLAAFYANVIPSFVVVGLIYIVLNLALTTFASWLERRLRRSKRGTGTVLGAEDVEELNAAELGSVVGAGAGVGGAADDVGKR, from the coding sequence ATGAGTTCCGTCCTGTACGACACGCCCGGCCCCCGGGCGAAGCAGCGCAACATCATCTACTCGGTCGTCTTCGTCGTCCTCCTCGGCCTGCTGCTGTGGTGGGTCTGGAAGCAGATGGACGACAACGGCCAGCTCGAATGGGCCAAGTGGAAGCCGTTCACGCTGTCGACCAGCTGGACGACGTATCTGCTGCCCGGTCTCGGCGAGACCCTCAAGGCCGCGGCGCTGTCCATGGTGATCGCGCTGCCGCTGGGCGCGCTGTTCGGCATCGCGCGGCTCTCCGACCACGTGTGGGTCCGGGTGCCGGCGGGTGTGATCGTGGAGTTCTTCCGCTCCATCCCCGTTCTGCTGATGATGGTCTTCGCCAACCAGTTCTATGTGCAGTCCACGGACCTCAGCAGTGACACCCGCCCGCTCTACGCGGTCGTCACCGGCCTGGTGCTGTACAACGCCTCGGTGCTCGCGGAGATCGTCCGGGCCGGCATCCTGTCGCTGCCCAAGGGGCAGGCGGAGGCCTCGCACGCGATCGGCCTGCGCAAGTACCAGACCATGACGTCGATCCTGCTGCCGCAGGCGGTCACGGCGATGCTGCCGGCGATCGTCAGCCAGCTCGTCGTCATCCTGAAGGACACCGCGCTCGGCGGCGTCATGCTGAACTTCACGGAGCTGCTGTCCGCCCGCAAGACGCTGGCCGCGTTCTACGCCAACGTCATCCCCAGCTTCGTGGTGGTGGGCCTGATCTACATCGTGCTCAACCTCGCTCTCACCACCTTCGCGAGCTGGCTGGAGCGGCGGCTGCGGCGCAGCAAGCGCGGCACGGGCACGGTGCTGGGCGCGGAGGACGTCGAGGAGCTGAACGCGGCGGAGCTCGGCAGCGTGGTCGGGGCCGGCGCCGGGGTCGGTGGTGCCGCCGACGATGTCGGCAAGAGGTGA
- a CDS encoding amino acid ABC transporter permease, producing MFDFLEGYDVLAAFWVTVKLTFFSALGSLILGTLLAGMRVSPVPLMRGFGTFYVNTVRNIPLTVIIVFSSLGLADVFGMTLGVPNDFDALSYRLSILGLSLYTAAFVCEALRSGINTVPMGQAEAARALGLNFTQVLTLIVLPQAFRTAVVPLGNVLIALTKNTTVAAAIGVGEAALLMKDMIENEAQLLLISFIFALGFVVLTLPTGLLFGWLGKRLAVKR from the coding sequence GTGTTCGACTTTCTTGAAGGCTACGACGTCCTCGCGGCGTTCTGGGTGACGGTGAAGCTGACGTTCTTCTCCGCCCTGGGCTCGCTGATCCTGGGCACCCTGCTGGCCGGTATGCGGGTCAGCCCGGTGCCGCTCATGCGCGGTTTCGGCACGTTCTACGTGAACACCGTCCGCAACATCCCCCTCACCGTCATCATCGTTTTCTCCTCCCTCGGCCTCGCCGACGTCTTCGGCATGACTCTCGGCGTGCCCAACGACTTCGACGCTCTGTCCTACCGGCTCTCCATCCTCGGCCTGAGCCTCTACACGGCGGCCTTCGTCTGCGAGGCGCTGCGGTCCGGCATCAACACCGTGCCGATGGGACAGGCGGAGGCGGCCCGGGCCCTGGGGCTGAACTTCACCCAGGTCCTCACCCTGATCGTGCTCCCCCAGGCGTTCCGCACGGCGGTCGTCCCCCTGGGCAACGTCCTGATCGCCCTGACCAAGAACACCACGGTCGCGGCGGCCATCGGTGTGGGCGAGGCGGCCCTGCTGATGAAGGACATGATCGAGAACGAGGCGCAGCTGCTGCTCATCTCGTTCATCTTCGCCCTCGGCTTCGTGGTCCTCACGCTGCCGACGGGTCTGCTCTTCGGTTGGCTCGGCAAGCGCCTGGCGGTGAAGCGATGA
- a CDS encoding glutamate ABC transporter substrate-binding protein: protein MNLRKITAASAAVLALAVTATACGSDDKDSGSSGGGDKITVGIKFDQPGLGLKNPDGSFSGFDVDVATYVAKQLGYDAKDIEWKETPSADRENALQRGDVDYIVASYSITDERKEKVDFAGPYLLAHQDLLIRADDNIAKGADLNGKKLCSVTGSTSAQNVQKSIAPKAQLRKYGTYSECLDGLTSGAVDAVTTDDSILAGYASQDQYKGKVKLAGLKLSNENYGIGVKKGDTKMTDKINKALEKMASDGSWDKAVKANFGPANYKNEPAPKIGNIVK from the coding sequence ATGAACCTCCGCAAGATCACCGCCGCCTCGGCCGCCGTGCTCGCCCTCGCCGTGACCGCCACCGCCTGCGGTTCGGACGACAAGGACAGCGGGTCCTCGGGCGGCGGCGACAAGATCACCGTCGGCATCAAGTTCGACCAGCCCGGCCTCGGCCTGAAGAACCCGGACGGCAGCTTCTCCGGCTTCGACGTCGACGTCGCCACGTATGTGGCCAAGCAGCTCGGCTACGACGCCAAGGACATCGAATGGAAGGAAACTCCGAGCGCCGACCGTGAGAACGCTCTGCAGCGCGGAGATGTCGACTACATCGTCGCCTCCTACTCGATCACCGACGAGCGCAAGGAGAAGGTCGACTTCGCCGGCCCGTACCTGCTCGCCCACCAGGACCTGCTGATCCGCGCCGACGACAACATCGCCAAGGGCGCCGACCTCAACGGCAAGAAGCTGTGTTCGGTCACCGGCTCGACCTCGGCGCAGAACGTCCAGAAGAGCATCGCGCCCAAGGCCCAGCTGCGGAAGTACGGCACGTACTCCGAGTGCCTCGACGGACTGACCAGCGGCGCCGTCGACGCGGTGACCACCGACGACTCGATCCTCGCGGGCTACGCCTCGCAGGACCAGTACAAGGGCAAGGTCAAGCTGGCCGGCCTCAAGCTCAGCAACGAGAACTACGGCATCGGTGTCAAGAAGGGCGACACCAAGATGACGGACAAGATCAACAAGGCCCTCGAGAAGATGGCGTCGGACGGTTCCTGGGACAAGGCCGTCAAGGCCAACTTCGGCCCGGCCAACTACAAGAACGAGCCGGCCCCGAAGATCGGCAACATCGTCAAGTAG
- a CDS encoding amino acid ABC transporter ATP-binding protein: protein MTEVAVAKNSTASTSDLVVLKSVNKHFGALHVLQDIELTITRGEVVVVIGPSGSGKSTLCRTINRLETIDSGEISIDGKPLPQEGRELARLRADVGMVFQSFNLFAHKTVLENVTLGQLKVRKTDKKQAEEKARALLDRVGVGTQADKYPAQLSGGQQQRVAIARALAMDPKVMLFDEPTSALDPEMINEVLEVMQQLAQEGMTMVVVTHEMGFARSAANRVVFMADGRIVEEATPDQFFSNPRSDRAKDFLSKILHH, encoded by the coding sequence ATGACCGAAGTAGCAGTTGCCAAGAACAGTACGGCCTCGACCAGTGATCTTGTGGTCCTGAAGAGCGTCAACAAGCACTTCGGCGCCCTGCATGTGCTCCAGGACATCGAACTGACCATCACCCGCGGCGAGGTCGTCGTGGTGATCGGGCCCTCCGGGTCCGGCAAGTCGACCCTGTGCCGCACCATCAACCGCCTGGAGACCATCGACTCCGGCGAGATCAGCATCGACGGCAAGCCGCTGCCCCAGGAGGGGCGGGAGCTGGCCCGGCTGCGCGCCGACGTGGGCATGGTCTTCCAGTCGTTCAACCTCTTCGCGCACAAGACGGTGCTGGAGAACGTGACCCTGGGCCAGCTCAAGGTCCGCAAGACGGACAAGAAGCAGGCCGAGGAGAAGGCGCGCGCCCTGCTCGACCGCGTCGGCGTCGGCACCCAGGCGGACAAGTACCCCGCGCAGCTCTCCGGCGGCCAGCAGCAGCGCGTCGCCATCGCCCGGGCGCTGGCCATGGACCCCAAGGTCATGCTGTTCGACGAGCCGACCTCGGCGCTCGACCCCGAGATGATCAACGAGGTCCTCGAGGTCATGCAGCAGCTGGCGCAGGAGGGCATGACGATGGTCGTCGTCACCCACGAGATGGGCTTCGCGCGCTCGGCCGCCAACCGTGTGGTGTTCATGGCGGACGGCCGGATCGTCGAGGAGGCGACCCCGGACCAGTTCTTCAGCAACCCGCGCAGCGACCGGGCCAAGGACTTCCTGTCGAAGATCCTGCACCACTGA
- a CDS encoding response regulator transcription factor: protein MRLLLVEDDNHVAAALSAVLARHGFEVTHARSGEEALRALVPEAAGFDVVLLDLGLPDQDGYEVCGKIRKRTSTPVIMVTARSDVRSRIHGLNLGADDYVVKPYDTGELLARIHAVSRRTPHVDDTGAVETALRLGTVHIELPTRQVRVDGTVVQLTRKEFDLLALLAQRPGVVFRREQIISEVWRTSWEGTGRTLEVHVASLRSKLRMPALIETVRGVGYRLVAPAA from the coding sequence ATGAGACTGCTCCTCGTCGAGGACGACAACCACGTGGCCGCCGCCCTGTCCGCCGTACTGGCCCGGCACGGCTTCGAGGTCACCCACGCCCGCAGTGGCGAGGAGGCCCTGCGCGCCCTCGTCCCGGAGGCGGCCGGCTTCGACGTGGTCCTGCTCGACCTGGGCCTGCCCGACCAGGACGGCTACGAGGTGTGCGGCAAGATCCGCAAGCGCACCAGCACTCCCGTGATCATGGTGACCGCCCGCTCCGACGTGCGCTCCCGCATCCACGGCCTCAACCTCGGCGCCGACGACTACGTGGTCAAGCCGTACGACACCGGCGAACTCCTCGCCCGCATCCACGCCGTCAGCCGGCGCACCCCGCACGTGGACGACACCGGCGCCGTCGAGACCGCGCTGCGCCTCGGCACCGTCCACATCGAGCTGCCCACCCGCCAGGTGCGGGTGGACGGCACGGTGGTCCAGCTCACCCGCAAGGAGTTCGACCTGCTCGCGCTGCTCGCCCAGCGCCCCGGCGTGGTCTTCCGCCGCGAGCAGATCATCAGCGAGGTGTGGCGGACCAGTTGGGAGGGAACCGGGCGCACTCTGGAGGTGCACGTCGCCTCGCTGCGCTCCAAACTGCGCATGCCCGCGCTGATCGAGACCGTGCGCGGCGTCGGGTACCGGCTCGTCGCCCCGGCCGCCTAG